One region of Eupeodes corollae chromosome 1, idEupCoro1.1, whole genome shotgun sequence genomic DNA includes:
- the LOC129953810 gene encoding tubulin beta-2 chain: MREIVHIQAGQCGNQIGGKFWEVISDEHCIDASGTYYGDSDLQLERINVYYNEATGAKYVPRAILVDLEPGTMDSVRSGPFGQIFRPDNFVFGQSGAGNNWAKGHYTEGAELVDSVLDVVRKESEGCDCLQGFQMTHSLGGGTGSGMGTLLISKIREEYPDRIMNTFSVVPSPKVSDTVVEPYNATLSVHQLVENTDATYCIDNEALYDICFRTLKLTTPTYGDLNHLVSATMSGVTTCLRFPGQLNADLRKLVVNMVPFPRLHFFMPGFAPLTSRGSQQYRALTVPELTQQMFDAKNMMAACDPRHGRYLTVAAIFRGRMSMKEVDEQMLNIQNKNSSYFVEWIPNNCKTAVCDIPPRGLKMAATFIGNSTAIQELFKRISEQFTAMFRRKAFLHWYTGEGMDEMEFTEAESNMNDLVSEYQQYQEATADEEGEFDEEEEGGGEE; the protein is encoded by the coding sequence aTGCGTGAAATTGTTCATATTCAAGCAGGTCAATGTGGCAATCAGATTGGAGGAAAATTCTGGGAGGTTATATCCGACGAACATTGTATTGACGCTTCTGGAACTTACTACGGCGATAGTGATTTACAATTGGAGCGGATAAATGTTTATTACAATGAGGCAACCGGTGCAAAATATGTGCCCAGAGCAATATTGGTCGATTTGGAACCAGGCACAATGGATTCAGTACGATCTGGACCATTTGGTCAAATTTTTCGACCAGATAATTTTGTGTTTGGTCAATCTGGTGCTGGAAACAATTGGGCCAAGGGTCACTACACCGAAGGTGCTGAACTAGTCGATTCTGTTCTGGATGTCGTACGAAAAGAATCTGAGGGATGTGATTGTTTGCAAGGATTTCAAATGACACACTCGTTGGGTGGAGGAACTGGGTCAGGGATGGGAACCTTGCTTATATCAAAAATTCGAGAGGAATATCCCGACAGAATTATGAATACTTTTTCTGTGGTTCCATCTCCCAAGGTCTCTGATACTGTTGTCGAGCCATACAACGCAACTTTGAGTGTCCATCAATTGGTGGAGAACACAGATGCGACCTATTGCATTGATAATGAAGCATTGTACGACATTTGTTTCCGCACACTGAAACTTACTACTCCAACATATGGCGATTTAAATCATTTAGTTTCAGCAACTATGTCTGGTGTGACGACGTGTCTGCGGTTTCCCGGACAACTAAATGCTGATTTACGGAAATTGGTCGTAAATATGGTCCCATTTCCTAGACTGCACTTTTTCATGCCCGGATTTGCCCCTTTGACTTCCAGAGGTTCACAGCAATATCGTGCCCTAACAGTCCCCGAGCTCACTCAACAGATGTTTGACGCGAAAAATATGATGGCTGCTTGCGATCCCCGACATGGTCGGTATCTTACCGTGGCTGCTATTTTTCGAGGTCGAATGTCCATGAAGGAGGTGGATGAACAAATGCTTAATATTCAGAACAAAAATAGCAGCTATTTTGTTGAATGGATTCCTAATAATTGTAAGACAGCCGTGTGTGATATTCCGCCTAGGGGTCTTAAAATGGCAGCAACATTCATTGGCAACTCAACTGCTATTCAAGAGCTCTTCAAACGGATATCAGAACAATTTACCGCTATGTTCAGACGAAAGGCTTTCTTACATTGGTACACTGGAGAGGGCATGGACGAAATGGAATTCACTGAGGCTGAGAGCAATATGAATGATTTAGTTTCAGAATATCAGCAATATCAAGAGGCAACAGCAGATGAAGAAGGTGAATtcgatgaagaagaagaaggtggTGGGGAAGAATAG